A segment of the Crassostrea angulata isolate pt1a10 chromosome 10, ASM2561291v2, whole genome shotgun sequence genome:
GTAACAAGAAGTTGACAGTCTGTAgataaaatgaatgtaaatgCATGTCTGTCAAACGATATAAGAGTCGCTCCATCCTCAGCTTGCCACAAGTGGAAATGCCCCATAACATCGTAGgataaaatttgcatatcattTTCTATTATCTTAATTTGTCGAACAAAACTGTCATGTTTCTGCAAAATATAGACATCTTCCATTAGAAAGCCAATTTTACTATAAAGGAAAGAAGAATTTATTTGTCATATACAGTTTCATATAAGTGTGCCACCCGCAACTTGACGACCATTGATAAGCATAAACTGGACTTTTATGGCAACATCATACCCAATTTGCAAGCATATGCAATAAAAGTCTTAGTCAGATTTAAAAATGGGAAATCAATGGCTAGAACAAGCTTTTTCTTCCGTTATCAAAGTTCGACAAATACCTCATAGTTTGTAATGACGATAGCCAGAGTCATACTCCAGACTTTGATTTTCCTGTCTTCCGCTGATGTGACTGTAAACGCACCATTAGAAGCAGGCTCTATGCTAGCAACAGCTCCGCTGTGACCAAGAAAGCTTTCTGAATAAGTATTTGTCTCCAGATCCCATAGCTTTACTTCGCCATCAGTACCCCCTAAAAGGCCAGATACATAAGCacaatgaaattaaacatatttttgtacGTAGCCTTCTTTTTCTATTTAGCAAGACTAATTGATCATTAATCAAGGAATTAAATGTACTTTTAACACATTCGGCTTGTCCTAAgttaacgagagagagagagagagagagataacaCTTAGTGAAATAAATAACGTTTGTTTTTTACCAAAGCGTTAAGGTTACatgttattttctttacattttctCGAGCAGACCTGCCTTAAAAGTTGACATTGATAATTTTGGCGAAACGCTTTTTATTAGAactaaaaaatccaaaaatttgtaggttaaattgaatattttttttatacatgttacTTTATATTATAGAGCTCTTTGTCTGAGGAGATTTCTTTAACCTAACATAAGCTATGTGGTACCATCCAGCCCTCCTCAGGGAAATGAAATCGCCCATAACTAGTGTGTACCTGACATTCCGATTTTTCCATCACTCGTAACTGCCACACATGTTATCATGCATTTATGTTCGTCACTTTTGATGTGCTTTGTCATTTTGGGCAAAAAACTCCATAAATTTATCTTTCCCTGAAATGATAGCTttgaaaattaacaataaattttgCTTTCATCAACcaaaaataaactattttattaTTATCGTTGTCAATTTGTGGAAAATATTTCACGCCAATTGCACATTCATGATTTGAAAATCCAATTCTTGCAACGTTTCATTGAGCATCATACCAAAGAACAAAGATACACggaatattaatattaatttgcaACATTTTCGATTTATTTGGAGTGAAGATGAAACAAAATTTAGCCGTTAATGGACAGTTAATCTTTAGATATAGGATTTTCACAACCTCGGATGCTGTGAAGATGAGCGACTGATCCTTGGAAATTCTGATATCCGTCACCGAGGAAGTGTGACCGTTGAAGACATCTAACAGTTCAGTGGTCCGAAAATTGTACAGGTAAATCAGGTTGTCCTGGCAGCCAGCAAACACGTGGTTACAGTTATTAGCCAGAGCTAAAGACCTTACCTTTAAGTATAACCAATCAATATTTCATTATGACTTGAATCTTTTCCTCCGATTTTCGAGAAATGGATATTAAATAGCAAAAAGAATATTCATTTGTGTTACAAAGAATACATCATACAACACAACTTTTCGGTTCCCATAACATTGAAGTATAAGATTATTTCGGAGGAAATACAGGAACACTGTTAATATCAAAGTTTCTGTTGTTACAAGTAGGATTCATTTTTGAATGCTCACCCATCCTTTGTGGCCTTTAAGTTGATGAATCCAAGACCCCGTGGTGAATGACAGTACATTTAGACTGCTGTCCTCGCAGCCTTTAAAATATTAAGGtgtaatcaatttttatattacatCATATATTAATGAAATCAGTGATGGTTATGACAGAACATTAACTGATATTCCTAtattaagaaaatgatttttttatttccttaaaaCCTTGATACAAGTTATTCGGCTTCATTACTAGTTGTTTTTTTAGAGAAAtgaaaatttcttcattttgtaTGTCTATAAAAGATACTGGGTATAAGTAATACCTGCAAGCAAAAATGTATTATCCATTGTCAAATCCATGCAAGAAATTGGTGAATGAATATCATCCACCGACAGCAGTTGGACCTTTTCTTGCATGCACCAAACAATTATCTTAGTGTCACGAGATGCTGCAAGATACATATTAAATtagttatttattttcttattcacatgtttatcttaaatttactttaaaatattttttatcgtgTAGCCGTAGTCACCCTTCAGATGTCCTcgcttttattttgatattgggATTACTTAATCgttttaattgataattgatatttttgttcatGCTTCAAGTGCTACAACTTCCATAGTTTACCTGATGCTAGAAGGTCAGCATTGCTATTCAGCTTCAATGCCGTCACAGCTTTCGTGTGTCCTTTCAGAACATCGATTCGTTTTCCACTCATGACTGAGAACACGACAATCGTTGTATCATCAGACCCACTTATTATGATGTCATCATCCGAGGTCATCGTCAGACAAAGAACAGCCCCAAGATGTTCtctaaaaagatttttaaaaatgtatgataGCCAATCGCGTTTTATAACACATGTACAGGCTACACATACAAAGTTTTAAATACTGAAAAGTTATATTTTGCCACCTTTATTGTTATCCTGTACAGATTATTTACCTTATGACTCTAGTGCACAATCCTTCAGCAAATTTCCAGAACCTGATGGTGCAATCTTCTGAACCACTGATACAATATTGCTCATTGTGTGACAGAATAATGCATCTTACACTGCTTCTGTGGCCTGATTCAGACAaattgaacttttaaaatacatcgAACTAGAATTAATCTGTTTTAAAGATTCAGAACAAGTAACGGGCAATAATATTTACCAGAAAACAACTTGAGCAACTTTTTGGATGGTACATGGTACATCGCAATATCAAGGAGACCATATGAACAGAGGATATGTTGATTATTGCGCAGTGGTGCGATAAGGTTGGCGCCATCTACACAATCCAATGAAGCAACAAGAGGCAGGTACGGACTGGGTAACCATGACGTCATAGGAATGAATAATGGCTCGCTATATGTATCACACCACTGCATACTTTGGGTCACAAGAGGTTCAACATATAATGGAAAATAgtctgaaaaaatattgaaaatatgatacatattttttaaagttcattgaAAGACATTTAATTTCTCTCAGGACATTGATCTTATAGATATTCATCACTCTTCTTACTGTATTTgcgtaatattttttttaaagaaaacaagaatatttaatggaataaaattaaaactttatcaaTCTTTCAGCTtgaaatatcataatttatatAGGATATTTGatgtaaagttttaaagagaccAAGAACGGAACCTATTACAACACAACTTCTAATCATAAATATGTACTTTACTGTTCTATAAACTATTAAATTAATGGTACAACCGCGTAGTTGATACATTCTACATGTGAAAAATTGCGATAAATAACTGTATGGTCTCTAGGGGTTCACGAGAATGCTTGACTTTAATGTCACCGATAATGTCACCTTTGATTTCTTTCAAGTAACCAATTAGCTCGTTGGCTAATTGTGTAGGTTGTCGCATCAGCACGGGGCATGATTTTAACAAGCAGTTATAAATCAGGAAGATTTCAGCATCAACGAGTCTGGACATGGCTAGTCGGAAATTCTGAAGAACCGTGTTTACTGACGAAGAATCGATCATTGACAGCAAATACTCAAAGTTACACAAGGTGTATTCCTTAAGACGTCTAGTATCACCTGCACATAAAAGGATTTACAGGTTAATTATGGCATGTGAAGGCAATGCCAATATTTTACAACGACATTGTTTTTAATAgcatcaattttgcacatttaaTTTGGTAAGGGACATCGCCATATTGTGGCGTTATATTTATcgcaataaacaataaaatcaattataattCTATAAATAGTTTCCAAAAATTGTCACTTTACAGCATAGAGAAGTgagttagagggtttactacgaatctgtaagtcatcgACTTCCGATggggatttaaaaattttcacctttccaaaaaaattttaaaacaattttttggttaaaattgtaaaatttgaaaattcctaactagtgaaagtattttaattataatgtactttaatatactttaatatCAACAGATTTCTCATACCATCTTAACTGTTGCTTTAAACAAATGTACTAATTTCGATCATCATTATCGATACTAGTATTCCGTTTcaagtttattgtttttgttgtttttaaaataataattttattatctgACTCCAGGCAGCAGGGTGATAACCTTTAGCTGACATCTGTGTACGTCGATAATGTTTAGAAGATGATATGTGAACGAAATATACGAAGTAAACAtcaaaatatgttattattGATAACTTTAAAcagaattttatatattttttaagcttCATGAAACTGAATTATGATTCAAATTACAAAGTATCATAatactatataatatatataaatctagTTTATGCAAATAGAGTAGTAATTTCGAAAATGATAATTGAGTTCAACTAACTCATTCAAATCGGTATCAATAGGAATGTAATACAAACGTTttagttttaatgaaaaaatcaatCCGATTTACATAAAATGACAATACCAATATCATAGAAATGTGATACAAACATtttagttttaagttttaatgaaaatatcaatTCTATTAATACAGAATGAAAGTACCTGGCCTATATCATAACGAACAGGCTTTTCattctcaaaaatattcaattttccATAACCTTCCACTTCGTTAACTTATTCAAAACTTGTTAAACGTAAACCTTTtttgtactttgatttaaataatactttaccagttttaaaaattaaatagtcCTACAACCATTTATTTGAAAgagttttgtaaattttcatatCGCTTACCTAATTGTAGAAGTTGTATCCAAAGTTcgttaatttttcttttgttatattttgtcTCGCTGTACAATAAGGGTTGATGACAAACGTATCTTTGCACATCCTCTTTCAATGTTGCATTCTCCTTAAGAAGAACTCGTTTTCCTTCTATCCACGTCTCCAAAAACAGTTCGGTTAGATCCGAGTGTATACCACAAATGCTGTCTACATTTGCCATGTACCTTCTTCGAATGATATCTTCCACAAATCCTTGCGAccaacaaaatacaacttttcTGTGCACATAACGTTGCGCTAGTAACAAACCTGAAACGAAGATGACAGAAAAAGTGTCAATACAAAGTATTAACTACAAAAACCAAAGATTTAGGTCGAAAAATACATACCTATCTCGTTTTTAAGGTGTATCCATATGTACCAAGGGAACCGAAAGAACTCGGAATTACTTGACCTTAAAATTGACAATGCAACATCATTGTTACAGGACAATATGTCTAAGAGTTCAGTTTCACTTAATCCAAGGTTTGATAGAGTGATATATCGACACACCGCTTCCACGATCTCACTACCAAATTTAAACTCCAGCTGGTCCAATTTTTTGTGCACTATTTCTTCATTCGAAATAGGAAAATGATTGTTAATAACATTGTTGTCCACGCGCTCGTCTTTCATGAGACAAAGCACATGTTGGAGTACAAATGGAGACGCTTTAAGAAGATGACTTACTATcaacttttctttatttttggcaATCACTCTCTTGTGTTTTGAAAGTATAAACAATAAAGCATCTCGGATTCGCTCGCTTGTCCAACTCGGAAAAATTATCATGCTATCTACTACATTGTTTCTTTTGGCTTCAAGTTTTTGGAAAACGTAATTTCCGCTCGGTCTGTAAGAAATGATGAGATGAACTTTTGGGGGTAGTTTGACCGAAAACCAGTCAATCATTGACTGGTGTTCACCATTTACTAGGTTCTCTAAATTTTCAACGCCATCCAACATTATCACCAGATTGCGCTGGCCTTTGGAAATGCGGTTTGCAAGACCATAAAAGTAATTTGTGAGGTGGGAGTCATCATATTCATCAAGAGAAATGTTCTgttgtaaaacaaaattgagTTGAACACAAATATCCCTCAAAATCTTCTGTTTATCTTTTGATTTAGGAGTAATTCCGATGAATCTTGGTATAAGTATTGTGTCTTTGCCAAAAAGTTCTCTTGCACGAAAACAAACTTTCGACAGAAAATGTGACTTTCCACAACCAGGATCTCCTTTTACAATGATAAGTTGATGTTCAGCCTTAGTTCCATTCATGAGTAGCATTTGTATCTTAGATAGGATAATCTCCAACCCACTTCCGTTATATACTTTTAGTAATTCATTGCAATGTTGTAAATGTACTAACGTTTCTAAGCAGAGTTCTCCTTTCTTCGTCGATGGAAAACAAAGCTTGGTCTTTTCGTTTTCATCAAATAAATCTCTCAGTCGCATGGCTACTGCAGCTGTCATGTTTTCTAGATAAGTTACATGTTCCGGATTTTCTGAAGAAACCTCAGAATTATTTGCAGCAATcgtaaaagaaaacacatttgTCCTGGGAACTTTTGAGTCTACCTCATATTTCAGATTGTTGAGTTTTTCCTGATTGGTTTGGTCCTCCTTATCCTTTTGAGAAAGGTCAGCCAAAGAGACTTTGTCATCTTTATCTTTGGTTTCTGACAAAATTATACATGAACGTTTAATGTCTTTAAAagaaaagcaaaaaataaataaataagtaataaataaaaaataaaaaaaagaaagaataaaaaatattaaagaaatattaattgATATCAAACATGTTACCGTCAATATTTCTAAAGATGAAAACTCCTTGTCTGCAGTTAAGTTTCAGAGCCAAAGCGACCTCTTGTTCAAAGGCTAAAAACgttatataacaaatatttttgaacatgttcagagttcatgaataaaaaaaattaagatcatAGCGCTTAAAATTaacacagagaaaaaaaataaaagaaaaaatgaaaaaaaccaaaaacggACTATTTTCACACCTGAAGTAAAAAATCTTTCTTGCTTTTGGATATGAACTTGATTTATATTTCCTTCGTCGTGGGCTATTTTGGCGCCATACTGAATGATGTCCAATAAACTTGAGTAAATAGATTCTTCTTCCACAGACTGCTGATGTTCCCTCTGATTGACACTTcaagttatacatgtacgtttgtaATCTTTGAGATTCACATAAAAAGATAACCGTGGGCAAGCAGgagaaattgagaaaaaaattattcgaACACAAATTTACATTTGACATTTATTTTCCGAATAATTACCACAGCTTTCTATTTTTGGAGACATCTTGGATTGGTTTCAGTTTATACAATGCAGGAACAGAGTATTCATCTTTGACGTACCATTCATCAAGTTGTCTAATGTCTATAAAGAAAACGAACACCCTTTTATGAACTGAAACCTTGAAAATCGAATGCACACTTGCACATATGAATACACtcaaccaatttttttaaaagattgaatATTAAATCACCCACCTTTTCCACCTTCAAATGCCTCATTCCTAATATGTGTAAATTCGGCTTCGTCAAGGTAATTTGGCAATGGACATTTACCATACTTTGATCCAAGTAAGCACTTCAATAGAGAAATCTTATGATACAACCATAAGCAGGTATAATTTAACGAAATAAAGGATACTATAGTatcaattattcttttttttactataaTTCACATCAACATCTGCAATTATCTTCTGTAGAGGtcgtgtatttttttaaaccaaacaagaaataaaaatacacaatcatgAAAAACACAACGGCAAATTAATTGTAAGACACTGAAAGTAAGATGATGCTGCAACAGACAGCAACATGCCTTTAATATCGGCAGTATGTTATTCAAAACTATCttatttttttgtctacgtTTATTGggaatatatatgtacatgtatacaggcACTGCATCAATATATAAAGTCTCATTCTGCAACAAAggattataattacatgtatttggttcGTTTTACATTCAATGATGTCTCTTGCTTACAATAAAGAAAGGTCCGGATGATTTCCTGTGGCATTCTTCCAAAGTGGACATATGACGTTGAAACATGTGCGTGTTTTTGGCATGGTCAATCTGATTTGCATGATGAACGTCTACCCAGTGCAGGTCTATGCCGTATTTCAGGCAATGATACTGGAGAGTAGGAAATGTGTCTTTCAGAAGTGCCGCTCTTTCAACTTCAAACTCTGCGTTATCAAAATGCTTTATATCAATAttctttaaaagttaaaaaaaaaatagctaaaATCTAATTTATCTTAATTGAATGTTTCATTATGAGACAGTACTAATGATTTTTCCTTGAAACGTtgttcattattcatattttcaaGAATACACCAATCAAAACTGtttattagtttaaaaaaagtatttaggATTTAAACGAAGATAAACAACAGCCTTTGCATAATATTCGCATGATCTGTGTGTGTGCCATTGGTCATTACGTTTCATCATTAGTAAAACAAATATGATgttaatgaaatacatgttcAATGGTCCCCTTTAAGactgtatgttttaaaattcattagtgaaattatgtacaaattattaaaaattcaataaaaaatactatttgCTCGAACCTTCCCCAATTGTGAATAACAACTTATATTTGGCTAAACAACATAAACATCATTCCTTGAAAGGAAATAAGGCTAGATCAAACTAATGGCAGCAGAGTGAAGTGCAATATCCATTAGACTGTTAGATATTATCAAATATTCATAATGTGAGAATATGCCAAACAAACGGGTATATAATGATCGAAAGCTATATATCACTTAATTTACAAAAGATGGGAATTCTTAGGATGtctgaattaaaaataattcataaagtGTATAATACTCTTTCTCTGAACCGACATGGGTGTATTAGatcaaaaacttaatttttttcatcagcTTTATCACGAAGACAGAAATCAATAGTTTGTGATTATTAAACCAGCGAGGTAATTGAAAGATGGTATGCAAAAGGATTCTTATATAATCGCATTAACGAAATTACTGCGTGGTAGGCATACATCAAAGTGACGTGTACTTTAAGCAACCAATATATTCTTATTAACACAGACGAACAAATGCATTGATTTCAATaattcttttttgaaaatggCGTATTGATAAAACTACAGAGAGCAAATTAAAGTTCATTCTTACCTGAATAATTGGAGCACACATAAATGTTGACCGTCTGTCTCGGTAACTCTGGGATGTCCTGTAGTTTGCCGGTTAGTATGTTCTGCACGGCTATTTTGTAACAAGCTCTTGGGTCCGTTGTTGCCATTTGATCTCTGTCATCATCCGATTCATAAAACTACCTAACAATTGAGAAACATcttaatatatgtaaaatgagagttaaaaaatcaaataatattactttttaatttttcatttaaagagattatcagaagaaaataaaaactgttcTTGTACAGGATTTCTGACCTcggtaaaaaatcaaaattcaagtCGTTATTCATTAGAAGAACCCCGTGAAAATGAAACTTACTGTCAGTCCAGCACAGAACATCAAAGAACACAGCCTGGGCGTTGAATAGAGGAACAAGGATATGATATAAGCATCATCGTTTCTGTATAATGATTATTAATTGGGAATAAATGACACACAAAGGTGGAAATCGATCATACATTTCATTTCAGCCATCTCTCTGCCTGTAGATGAAAGACCCCGGTGTGATTTAATCCGCTTGTACACCTGATGGTACACGAGGAAGGGTAAGCGACAATGCCTGAATCACCAGTCTTGTTCACATCAATAGAAACTAAGACGCAGCGTGGTTGTTATGGATACTTGCTACAATCTCCGACTTATACTATACCTGTACAATATTGCTTTTCACACGCATGGTTCATATTGATACAGGTCTTTGCCTTTATTCACCATTAAGCGGTCTGGTAAATAATGTCAGACGTGcataattatgaattaaattCCATAAATGTACTCGTTCTTGTCTTAATTACATATAACAGAACTCTGTTGGAGCAGAACCCATGCGTGAGCATGATGATGAAATAATATGCTCTGACACTCTAATGACATGTatagatattgaaaataatgtatGCAAATGTACTGGTACTTCATTTTATAAAGAAGGTGGTGAACGATTATGGTAAAAGGAATTGGTAAAGAGTGAAAACCAACGGGACTTCTCGATTGCCATCAAATCGAGTACAGGATAGAGACAGGCTGTGGTGCAGGGACGTGTTTATACTGCCTAAACTTTGTTGTTAAGTTGTAAAGAAGAAATTGAAGGGGTTTTCCGTAAAAGGGGACTAACTTCTTAAATCATGTTATGTACATTTCCATTCCATCAAAATCAAACTGCAAGAACTACCCTATTTACGTTTAATTACGACCAATATGTCTCGAATGCAGAATAAGGACTTATTTATTACACTCACCAGCTAAGtacatatacaagtatattaCAGTGTGTACCTGTTTGAATTAGCAATAAGAGGGATTTAACACAGAAGAGGATCGACAATTTGtggaaaataattaacattgGTTAAATACGTAAGTAGAAGAGTGTGATAAGGTTGACGTTCTCCAGCTTTCGCCGAAGGTTTTAAGTTCTCAAGAACAGAGCGATGGAAATGAAATCCTCCATTGAAAAAAAGGTCTTTCATAATTGTTAAAATACgttgaaaatgttgaaaattacatattgttgtataaaaaatatgagTGTACAAATACACTGATGAAGTGAATGAAGATACAAAACTTTCAGAGAAAAATACCGGTAAAGCGTGGAGACAATGCAGACGACTGGAGTAGATCTACCTTAGTTTGACATTTTCAAGCCATACGTCATAGATACTAAAGAACATACGTTTTGAACTAAAAGCTTAAATTagcttaaaaaaagaaattatctaTCTTGTTGAACAAGAACGAGATAACACCCTGAATTGACCCCACACGGCTAAAACAAGATAGGGAATCTAGCTCCCCAGAAGCATCAGCAAGAGACTTTAATCGAAGATAGCTAAAATTTGACggttttcaagttatttgaaTTTTGCGTTCATATAAAATTATGTGCActgaaaataattgaatttctaagtatttacaattaaatgatgttttaaggTAGTGAAGAATACTCAAGcatattcaaaaaatatacaataaccGATCTGAAATCTTCAAACgtctaaatgttttaaaattttgagatGCTGTCCCAACCATTGTTCTGCCCCAACACTCGCAATTGTTTCATTAAAACAGGACGAACATCTTCAATGCGAATCAAAAGAATTAACATTAGAGGAACTGCTaattattattaacaaaatgGTCTTAATTAATACAGTAAATGGGgagtatattatatattattgcaATCCTACGTAATGAAAAGGACAAATAACAAAGTGTCTTCCTCGGAAATCTTTAACAACCCGACATATAACCAAACACAACAACAAACTAGGTACATGTTACAAATACGACTTAATTGTTATTTTGAAGGTTAATTAATCAAGGATTACAGCTCAAGATCAATGACAAAATCTTTTGCTACAACGAAGCAAAGACTAGAAAGAAACAACAGGACCAGCTCTAAGCAGAATGTCACTATTAACAGACCTGAAAGTAACGAGGAATACAAGGCATTGACAGAAAAAACTAGCCAACAAACCAAAGCAACATGCTGTTGAACAAGATTTCTACATAATAAATAAACTACAAGATTAATTGTAATCATCCGATTGAGatacaaaatatatgatagCTTTCAATCCAGCTCTAAATATTTTGTCTTATCGAAGCATGCAGTGTgctaaacgaaaaaaaaaaacaagacttTCTTATGGGGGTTCAGAAATCTTTCATTTCTTTCCTTTTGCTTATAATCTTATAATTGTACTATATCAAACTGAAGTGACAAAATGGTATCGATTTATTCAAATGTAGTGTACCTATTCATATTATGCTACCTATGTACAATCATGTACAGTGTATAGTAAACTTAAGAActggaaaaattgttttaaaaagtatcagTTAATGATAAATGATTGCACGTAAGACGGAACGGGGGCATATTTAACGCATTAATTCCTCAGCTTATCGATATCAAAGTTAACCTTCAACTTTGACCTATGCTGTGATCCGTACAAcgaagtacaaaaagataagaTAGTGGTTCCACATATCTCAATCTAGTACATTTTGATAATACGGCATTAGTATTCAGAAATGACTCCATTTCTAGTAGCCGCGTTTCATCTTCTCTTGGCCGGTACATCATGCCAGGCTGCTTTGACTGAACTCGATGCATATTCTTTGCAGGgtaagatttaaataaatttttagaaatatctAAAAGACACACATGCtttaatcaaatatcaaatcaaCACATTCTTGacttgattgacaagcggctattcttcataattattattattattcattttaccggatattttgaaatcagttcTAAATTTCAGctataattcatttcttttagaGTTCGATAAACTGGTTCGCCAGAACCTGGTGTTTATGGTGGTAGATCGAGTCAACGGTACCATTTCCGAACAGAGACAAATGCAGCATGACTGTGCAAGTCTTGTCAACCATACGGCGGATAACTGTAAATCTTGTGAAAGGTAAGAGAAGGC
Coding sequences within it:
- the LOC128165032 gene encoding protein qui-1-like isoform X3; the encoded protein is MATTDPRACYKIAVQNILTGKLQDIPELPRQTVNIYVCSNYSEFEVERAALLKDTFPTLQYHCLKYGIDLHWVDVHHANQIDHAKNTHMFQRHMSTLEECHRKSSGPFFICLLGSKYGKCPLPNYLDEAEFTHIRNEAFEGGKDIRQLDEWYVKDEYSVPALYKLKPIQDVSKNRKLCVNQREHQQSVEEESIYSSLLDIIQYGAKIAHDEGNINQVHIQKQERFFTSAFEQEVALALKLNCRQGVFIFRNIDETKDKDDKVSLADLSQKDKEDQTNQEKLNNLKYEVDSKVPRTNVFSFTIAANNSEVSSENPEHVTYLENMTAAVAMRLRDLFDENEKTKLCFPSTKKGELCLETLVHLQHCNELLKVYNGSGLEIILSKIQMLLMNGTKAEHQLIIVKGDPGCGKSHFLSKVCFRARELFGKDTILIPRFIGITPKSKDKQKILRDICVQLNFVLQQNISLDEYDDSHLTNYFYGLANRISKGQRNLVIMLDGVENLENLVNGEHQSMIDWFSVKLPPKVHLIISYRPSGNYVFQKLEAKRNNVVDSMIIFPSWTSERIRDALLFILSKHKRVIAKNKEKLIVSHLLKASPFVLQHVLCLMKDERVDNNVINNHFPISNEEIVHKKLDQLEFKFGSEIVEAVCRYITLSNLGLSETELLDILSCNNDVALSILRSSNSEFFRFPWYIWIHLKNEIGLLLAQRYVHRKVVFCWSQGFVEDIIRRRYMANVDSICGIHSDLTELFLETWIEGKRVLLKENATLKEDVQRYVCHQPLLYSETKYNKRKINELWIQLLQLGDTRRLKEYTLCNFEYLLSMIDSSSVNTVLQNFRLAMSRLVDAEIFLIYNCLLKSCPVLMRQPTQLANELIGYLKEIKDYFPLYVEPLVTQSMQWCDTYSEPLFIPMTSWLPSPYLPLVASLDCVDGANLIAPLRNNQHILCSYGLLDIAMYHVPSKKLLKLFSGHRSSVRCIILSHNEQYCISGSEDCTIRFWKFAEGLCTRVIREHLGAVLCLTMTSDDDIIISGSDDTTIVVFSVMSGKRIDVLKGHTKAVTALKLNSNADLLASASRDTKIIVWCMQEKVQLLSVDDIHSPISCMDLTMDNTFLLAGCEDSSLNVLSFTTGSWIHQLKGHKGWVRSLALANNCNHVFAGCQDNLIYLYNFRTTELLDVFNGHTSSVTDIRISKDQSLIFTASEGKINLWSFLPKMTKHIKSDEHKCMITCVAVTSDGKIGMSGGTDGEVKLWDLETNTYSESFLGHSGAVASIEPASNGAFTVTSAEDRKIKVWSMTLAIVITNYEKHDSFVRQIKIIENDMQILSYDVMGHFHLWQAEDGATLISFDRHAFTFILSTDCQLLVTARGDNCARVWKTKSGTLVTGICHSEKITCMCCDIRDKYLVTGSEDKSCKVWDLTTGKLTQVLVEHSTCVINVTIKSDSSTVISGASDGCIMVWEKNKMITFEAEK